The sequence below is a genomic window from Salminus brasiliensis chromosome 6, fSalBra1.hap2, whole genome shotgun sequence.
CAGGAAATTTACTAGCAGAGTCTCAGGGAGCACACAAACAGTGTGTAACCACACCATGGACACCCCAAACTCACAGCCATTCAAATGCACGCATCATGCACACCTCGCACATACTCACAGATACCTGCATTTTCTGCCAGTGCTGAACAGCGTAGGGCACAGAGTGGAAAAAGCAGGATCTGGCCAAACCATCTGGAACTAAACCATGATCCATTAGCTGAGAGAAGAGACTGtctacaaaaatacacacacacacagacacagacacagacacacacacacacacacacattttattacatgCTCTCATCAGCATTACAAGGAACACGGGAATACACGTACATGACTTTcaataattaaatgttcctgtgtgttttagtgtgtgtgtgtgtgtgaacaggatTAACCTGGGCaggcagagagaaacagagagatcTCCATGAGATTAAAGTCCTCAATGagctgaaatacacacacatgcacacaatatAAAGgtaaagttattattatgaCATTTGTATgaagggtgtatgtgtgtgtgaatgtgtgtgtgttacactcaCAGTTCTAAGCATGTTGATGGCTGTTGAATCCATAAAGCTAACGCCACTCAGTTCTAGAATGACACAGTGTTGAGACTCTGTAGACCCTGGAGGACTTACTGCAGAGTTCTCCTTCCTGTCCATCTTCACAGtctgcagagacacacacagacacacacactgccttttatttcattttcagtcaACAAATCTACAgattttcagtgtgtgtgtgagtgtataccTCTCTGAGTGAGCTAAAGAAGAGCTCACTGTTTGAGTAATACAGAGGATTCGAGCAGGAGAATATGGTCACTCCAGGAATCTTCTTCACCTACAGGTACAAATGCATTACAGGAGGCTGTAGAGTTCAGCATATCAGTTCTTTAATGATCATTATATATAAAGACAATTGATCAATTCTGTGAGAGCCTGTAGGCAGACTCATACTTGACTTCCTCACAGGGTagtttcatagtagttactgactaATGAATCCTAATGTCTGTAACATCTGAATAATATATATGATAacgttattattaaatattttaagcctTATGAAATGATCCaaagagtggtgtgtgtgtgtgtgtgtgtgtggacaatACCTTCAAGAACAACTTCATATCTTTGTAACAGTCAGAACCAGGGATCACCCCAAGAACAGCAAACCTGGAACTAGAGAGAGagcggtagagagagagatgagagtgtgagagagagacgaaAAGAGACATAGAAAGTGAGACAGTGTGTCTTTTTATTTATGGAGGACGGATGGACTGATAGATAGGGCTGATAATTTGGTAAACAAGTGTATCTGTCTCACCGCTGCATTCTGAAGACGATGAtgaagagagaaaacacaacagCAGCTCCGAGCCCCACGTCCAGATTCAacagcagagcagagagcagagacgCTGACCACACCAactatgtacacacacacacacacacacacacacacacacacacacacacactttgtaatAACTGGGTCGTAGGAACAGATCTAATGCTAGGTACTCCAGACATTTCATTTTGATCTTAATAGTATGTCTGTGTTTATATGTCCATCCTGACACTGCAGACAGAGCTTTGTTGTCTCTGCATGAATTATAATGAGCTCTGGTCTGTATGTGAGCCATGACCTCAGTTCTACTACATACCTACACTGTAGTTTCACAGCGGTTACTGAACAGACTTAGGTTCAGTAGAGTTCAACTgaagttaatgtaaataaatgggCTGGAAGACTGGCTGGATGGACGGATGAATGGgtaggtgggtggatggatgagtgagtggacagatggatggacggatggattaATTAatagacagacggatggacagatgaacgaatggatggatggattgatggatgtaCAGAATACTCACTAGATCTAGCCGGTCTGTAGCCCAGAGTTTTGGCACATCTCTGATCTGAGCAAAAATTCCCTGTAGGTTCACCAAAACAATCACAGCCAGGactgcctgcacacacacacacacacacacacacacacagtttatcaaATCTCTTCTAATCCCTTCATGACACATCCTGGCTAATATATGGCAGAAGACATAACTACCTTTGGCAGCATTTCAAATAGCGGTCCAAACTTCAGCAGAATAGCCAAGATAAGCAATGCAGACACAAGACCTGAAacctgacagagagagagagagaaagaaagagagagtgagtaataGAGTCTATTACTTTAACACAGTAATATATACCCTGGGCTTTCAAACTGGGAGAATAAAAAACTAGGACCTAAAAGGGGCTCATAACATGGTAAAGCTAACAGTCCTGTCCTGAACAATGTCCTAAACAGCCCATATATGGACACTAAACAGCCTATTTTGATTTAATTGTTTTTGCTGTCCTCAAaatcaaacacactgatatgACTATTGCTTGTTCCAGTTGTTGTTTGGgtatcattaaaaaatatataaaatgtattcatttcTGATCCACAATATGAAAGGGAATTGGGATTCTATGTTTTTCCCATTTGATAATATGAGctacatttcatgatgaaaggACCAAAAGGGATGGCTAACATTTATGAATTAAATCTCATTATATGGACTTATATTAATAACCATTTTCCTTTTTAAACAAAGTTACCATTTGCATTAGTTCCAAGAGTGGCTAAACTTTTACTGTTATCAACAACTGACATCTGCAGTTCAGGGTTCTGCTGTCCTCTTATTTAGCTGATTAAGGCTGTAAATGATCCACTTCTGTACCGATAAAGTTCATTAGTCTGTGAGCATGCCAGCTATTATGTGTCTGTACTGTTGTATAAAGATGTAAGAGCCGTTTCTCTGGACCAGCTAAATTAGCTAAGAGATAAACTAGGAACTGGCTGTGCATCGGCTAGATGAAGTCAGATACACAGTGTGGAAACCATGAGGCATGTAATTAAAAGGGGGTCTGGCAAAATGCCTATTATTTTAATGTGAGCCATATAACCTTCACTAGCCCATCACTGTATAAAATACAGATCTTTCCTCCACATAGCTACACTACATGAACATACATGTCAGGActcctgctcatttactgtttcttccaaaatcaacgGTACTACAAATAAgttgatgctgcttttgttgcagtaactgtctccacagtccagagaaggctttctactaggttttggagcattgtaacatttggacataaagagTATCTGTCAGAATCAACTGTATTGTCCTTCGTATAATCAGTATTAGTATTCAGTACATGAAAAtataccatgaacctcaaacactgttatgTCCGCCTTCAAAAGAAATTCTGGAATAACCAAAGCTGGGCTTACACCCCTAAATGTATATACACCCAGCTTACTAGCAAAAGCTCTAATCAAAGCTGGTAAAATGCTCTAAAACACAACGCTAGAGTATGGTGCTGTTGACTGGTGCTGTTGAGTCCAGCACATGACTCCAGACTCTGCTCGTTATGGGAATATGGGAGGCTATGTAAACTAGGCCTCATGACTGTGGCTTTTTCTGTGCCAGTGCCAGTAGAAGGGAAGGTCAGCTCAGCAATCGAGGAAGTGAAAGCTAGGGGGAGCAAATGGGGATCgccactaggctaaaagctaatgctagctggtGCTAACTTTcatcatctcttctctccacctctctgttctgtcaaaaacaaactggactacctcagctgaactagactggagctaaacacacatcagaagggaaagtactggcttattttttttactagtaTGCCTTGGAAAAGCCAAACCTGGGGAAGCAAGTTGGGGCAAGACTAAACGCTATCTGTTCAGCTTGTATACAACACATTGCGCTAAGAGGACaaaatgagaggacagcagtactatctggtaagacttcatacagtgtttttgttgcagtgttaaaactatgctgtaATATGTAGGTTCTGTGAGGTTCTGCTGGTGCTGCAAACCAGCTAATTAAAGCAGATGGTATTTGGCCTGTGTCTTAACCCATCTATGCAGTgatcacacatatacacactagtgatcaaacacacaaagTGAGAAAccatgcccagagcagtgggcagccatcgctcagggagggtgaagggctttgcccaagggcccaacagtggcagcttgccgttCCTGGGTTATGAAACCTCAACCCTGTCCTCaacagcccggtgctctaaccgctgagccaccactgaccaTGAATGATGTGTGAATGAAGATCTTCTGACCTGAGTTTTTCCTCCAGTGCTCTCCTGCACAATGCTGCGGGAAATTGAGCAGCTCACCGCAATACACTGGAACAGCCCACCGACTGTGTTACACACACCCAGGGCGAACAGGTCCTACAGCAGGGGGAGAACTGTAAGTCATACACAGTACTGTAGGTGAGAAGGCACGATAAGTAACAGTATAAAAGTTAAGGTCACCTGGTTGCTGCGAAAGCGGTACCCGTGTTTAAGGGCATACATGTTGCCCAGAGATGCATTAAACCCGAAACCAACAACGGCGAGAGCTAGAGAAGGCAGAAACAGctgcaaagagaaagagagcggaGGGAGAAATGGAGGAGAGAGACTGGCAGAGAgaagcggagagagagagagataaacgaACGCGAACTGCATTAACTTTTCacacttaaagcagcagtccccagatttgtttttgttcctgaGTGGGGAGGGGACGATAATTCTAATAAATTTATTCTATGTGCTTCTGCAACCATCCCTGCAGCatctaataaattaatatatatgtatattttatatatatatatatatatatatataaaatctgtGAAATAATAATGACATGCCAAAGGCCCAAGCTTATAGTCTATTGCTTTATAGTGATGAATTGATGAATAATCAAATTTACATGAAGTGAAGATGTTTTAGCAGACAGAAGGGTTTGCACAGTAGATTTTCAAAAAGTATGTTAAATGTTAACATGACAGTCCATTTCTAGACATGTTTGGCAATTAcagtacaaaataaataaataaataaataaaaacagaagaagcaaacctcagacaaGTGTTTCTGTGCTGATCTATTACATATGTGACAAAATTTCTACATTCTACATTTTAAATTTTCACCTTTAATGTGACAATGTTTCCAGACAAGGACAAATTACAGACAAACGGAaatcacatatacacacacacacacacctcaccctGTAGGTATGGTCCCCACTGTTTGTACCCCATACTGTCCAGGCAAATCCAGCTGTGCTGACAACACAATGGCCAAGACAACCTAGAGAGAGCAGGGACAGAGTCAGCTATATTAGCCCAGAAGATTGTGATGGTTTTATTGTGTGCATGGGACAGGACAGAGCTAGGCTGGCTCAGtttgtgtactgtatgtacacACTCACCAGCAGTAATTCCCAGGGAATGGGAATAGGTAAACGGGCTTTAAGCCGAGAGTTCAATATTTTCCCTCCTGCTAGGATCACTATGGAAACAAAGGAGATGACTAGAGTCCCAGCCGATGCTCTTGTAATTCCTTTCAGCACATCTAAGAACAtctgaaatgcacacacactgatttaaacatgtagaaacacacacacacagattgcttgtttttttcctaTGTGAGAATTAttgttcatattttttaaatctcCACCTAATCTACTCcacaccccattactctaccccatctcctgaCCACCCCATTACACCACTTAATCTCCActacaccccattactccacctaatctcctcaacaccccattactccaccccatctcctcaacaccccattattccaccccatctccttaaAACCCCATTGCTCCACCATACAGCCTCAACTACTCAATTACTCCACCCTATCTCCTTAACTCACCATTATTCCACTCCTCTATCCCAAAATTCCATTCCTCCATCCCATTTCCTCAACACCCCACTgccccaccccatctcctcaacaccccactgtcccaccccatctcctcaacaccccaatgctcaccccatctcctcaacaccccaatgctccaccccatctcctcaacaccacaATGCTTCACCCCATTTCCTCAACACCAGTTTGATGCCTGCTCTGGCCAAACACCAGCAGAAGAGTTTGTTTTGGTACATGAGGAGCATGATTAGACGATACATCTCTCTGAAAAAGAGATTTTTAAGAGGTGCCTTGTGTTCATGACTAGGAATAAGAGGCAGACCAAGAAGGACAAATCGCCTCACAGTATTTGTGTTCACCATTTCTCACCATTTCATTTCTAGAGGTTGAGTTACTTGAATCTTGACTAGTGTttctttaaacactgacatgaccacTAATAATATGTGAAAACTACATTTACATCATGAAACAATGATGCCAATATCTGCGCACGGTCCCTGTTACTAACAAGTAAAAGTACATACAGTGATTACGTAATCACAAACACCCCAGTTTCTGATGCACACAGTATAAAAACTCTCACCCAGGCCACCGCCAAAAACCCTCTGTGTTTGCGTGTAGAGATACCCATCAGTAAAGGAAGCTGGTGGACGGTCACATGGATTGCAGCTGCAGTGGTGTACCCACGGACCAATGGCCGAGAGAGCCAGCGACACAACCCACCACAAcgcaacacacacagcaggatcTACAGGGGGAGAAAAATTGGTCAATCCCAAACATTATCTCCCAAACATGCttctattcttcttcttcttcttcttcttattattattattattattataattatttacttttattctatattgttttacattttacttaTTAAAAGTAC
It includes:
- the slc26a6 gene encoding solute carrier family 26 member 6, producing the protein MANAVLANVPPVFGLYSSFYPILIYVIFGTSKHVSVGSFAVLSIMVSSVIKEFESDRTERNDNDVERDRVVLASQLTILCGLIQILLCVLRCGGLCRWLSRPLVRGYTTAAAIHVTVHQLPLLMGISTRKHRGFLAVAWMFLDVLKGITRASAGTLVISFVSIVILAGGKILNSRLKARLPIPIPWELLLVVLAIVLSAQLDLPGQYGVQTVGTIPTGLSPPFLPPLSFSLQLFLPSLALAVVGFGFNASLGNMYALKHGYRFRSNQDLFALGVCNTVGGLFQCIAVSCSISRSIVQESTGGKTQVSGLVSALLILAILLKFGPLFEMLPKAVLAVIVLVNLQGIFAQIRDVPKLWATDRLDLLVWSASLLSALLLNLDVGLGAAVVFSLFIIVFRMQRSRFAVLGVIPGSDCYKDMKLFLKVKKIPGVTIFSCSNPLYYSNSELFFSSLRETVKMDRKENSAVSPPGSTESQHCVILELSGVSFMDSTAINMLRTLIEDFNLMEISLFLSACPDSLFSQLMDHGLVPDGLARSCFFHSVPYAVQHWQKMQDMDFSDL